The proteins below come from a single Sander vitreus isolate 19-12246 chromosome 15, sanVit1, whole genome shotgun sequence genomic window:
- the LOC144529801 gene encoding mitochondrial ribosome and complex I assembly factor AltMIEF1-like: protein MGGWSRSAVLELYRALLRAGRQLQYTDRNYYRRAVAREFRRCQALTVPEDKEDALKRGQFFLNSRLGGLM from the coding sequence ATGGGCGGCTGGTCTCGCAGTGCCGTGCTGGAGCTGTACCGGGCGCTGCTCCGCGCAGGGCGTCAACTTCAGTACACTGACCGCAATTACTATCGTCGTGCCGTGGCTCGCGAGTTTCGTCGCTGCCAAGCCCTGACGGTACCTGAAGATAAGGAGGACGCACTGAAGAGGGGCCAGTTCTTCCTCAACAGCCGATTGGGTGGGCTTATGTAG